One genomic segment of bacterium includes these proteins:
- a CDS encoding outer membrane beta-barrel protein, translated as ESSFILNYFGGPEQDNDTKSMRHFFDMSFNHELTESVALGANYDYGIEQDTTNAKNIFTGAGLYVTYKPEKRWSLAFRADVFEDRSGIQTGSGLPHFTLQGYTLTPQWELTKNLLIRSDLRIDAANAKVYPTDTDFISTQPTITLNAVYHF; from the coding sequence AAGAAAGCAGTTTCATACTGAATTACTTTGGCGGTCCTGAGCAAGACAACGATACTAAATCGATGCGGCACTTCTTCGACATGAGTTTCAATCACGAATTGACAGAAAGCGTTGCCCTCGGAGCAAACTACGATTACGGTATTGAGCAGGACACCACCAATGCCAAAAACATTTTCACTGGAGCTGGATTGTATGTTACGTATAAGCCGGAAAAACGCTGGTCGTTGGCGTTTCGTGCGGATGTCTTTGAAGATCGTTCCGGGATTCAAACTGGCAGCGGGCTACCCCATTTTACTCTGCAAGGATACACACTTACCCCTCAGTGGGAGTTAACCAAGAATCTTTTGATCCGTAGCGACTTGCGAATCGATGCTGCGAATGCAAAGGTCTACCCGACTGACACCGATTTTATTTCTACTCAGCCGACAATAACATTGAATGCAGTGTATCACTTCTAA
- a CDS encoding transcriptional repressor: MKTTIEQEIRNAGLIVTPVRVLLLKTLRSAGKPLSVEQVAERLLSAPDTPGRASLFRNLDAFVRTGLAERLRFNVRTSLYLACSRNVEDHHHHIVCTICKRMLPVDICLNRKTLQTVESTTLFRITGHTLQLFGTCASCDATQSMQKKPQTRRGNRGT, translated from the coding sequence ATGAAGACAACCATTGAACAAGAAATTCGTAATGCGGGATTAATCGTAACCCCTGTTCGGGTGTTGCTGTTAAAAACGCTTCGTTCCGCAGGCAAACCCCTCTCGGTAGAACAGGTTGCGGAACGACTACTTAGCGCTCCCGATACTCCCGGTCGAGCCTCGCTCTTTCGGAATCTCGATGCATTTGTCCGCACCGGATTAGCTGAACGGTTGCGATTCAATGTTCGCACCAGCTTATATCTCGCCTGTAGCCGTAACGTAGAAGACCACCATCACCATATTGTGTGCACAATATGCAAGCGGATGCTTCCAGTCGATATCTGTTTAAACCGGAAAACCCTACAAACAGTGGAAAGTACAACGCTCTTTCGCATTACCGGACACACCTTGCAATTGTTCGGCACTTGCGCTTCCTGCGATGCAACTCAGAGTATGCAAAAAAAACCACAAACAAGACGAGGAAATCGTGGAACTTGA
- a CDS encoding sulfite exporter TauE/SafE family protein, with amino-acid sequence MELEIGTSLLMAIALGSLHVLEPVHGRSIFYAILVGSSRSVWRVIRFGVAVTLSHILTALLIALFAYLIGERIGAEQLTRGGQIIGITLSFVIGLVMLRSAIRSHREHIDPECHCVCHTIEEDDEKDKPEHQHKHPPKSTHQHNHKHFDVNSSVTLLGISGGIIPCSASVATLILAISTGKLAAGLQAMVAFGLGLGVTLTVVGIITVYSTGKLTFFDSPKVAGFVRFAPSILVLVVSVLSLIFLYFSQHDHHIIIS; translated from the coding sequence GTGGAACTTGAAATCGGTACCTCTTTACTCATGGCAATTGCTTTAGGATCGTTGCATGTCCTCGAACCGGTCCATGGCAGATCGATTTTTTATGCGATTTTGGTGGGTAGCAGCCGCTCGGTGTGGCGAGTGATACGGTTTGGTGTTGCAGTAACCTTAAGTCACATTTTAACAGCGTTACTCATCGCACTTTTTGCCTATTTGATTGGTGAACGTATTGGCGCAGAACAGTTAACTCGCGGTGGTCAAATCATTGGTATCACACTCTCGTTTGTCATCGGATTGGTTATGTTGCGGTCGGCTATTCGCTCACATCGGGAACACATTGATCCAGAGTGCCATTGTGTATGCCATACGATAGAAGAGGATGACGAAAAAGATAAGCCTGAGCATCAACACAAACACCCACCAAAATCAACCCATCAGCACAACCACAAACATTTCGATGTCAATAGTTCAGTCACTTTGTTAGGAATTTCGGGGGGGATTATTCCCTGTTCTGCTTCAGTAGCGACGTTAATTCTTGCAATATCCACCGGGAAACTTGCCGCCGGATTACAAGCGATGGTTGCATTTGGACTCGGATTGGGTGTCACCCTTACCGTTGTTGGAATCATCACGGTTTACTCGACTGGAAAACTAACCTTTTTCGATTCACCAAAGGTTGCCGGTTTTGTCCGGTTTGCCCCATCGATTCTGGTACTGGTAGTGTCGGTTTTGTCGTTGATTTTCCTATACTTTTCGCAACACGATCACCACATTATCATATCTTAA
- a CDS encoding phosphotransferase: MRKSIPVGLFIVLIGLFGCRASRVPVLLDERGQQKAKPKVAAFLDQNSAILAEEGIRVNPIELRTLFQPEILQPFESWSLSVADTSGNDREFILKLFTTEADARSEELNYVRIHAAGLPTTADILWGKAKPYANAHCVLLSRPNGQPLGKTAALRSRDGFDKLQALYMPTMDVLSKMHSLLPDSGAIENYPVNEWLRQMAELGVVRKYWNSEVRDALKGIAKEWKPEQKRLIHGDFSDLQVSIDYEGKVTALLNLERMGFGDPSLDLGYLFADIMVLNPLLSKQRYGIEFPPKVDYPGIAKNLGEYYEKVSGREFTQQTVMNLRVAFFLKIASLVTYQRNDPLLQAGVLRVERMVPALLIADPIDQIFTGD; this comes from the coding sequence ATGCGGAAAAGCATACCAGTTGGTCTTTTCATAGTACTAATCGGTTTATTTGGATGCCGTGCATCCCGGGTACCGGTTCTGCTCGACGAGCGTGGTCAGCAGAAAGCAAAACCAAAAGTCGCAGCTTTTTTGGACCAGAATTCTGCTATCCTCGCAGAGGAGGGGATCCGGGTTAATCCGATTGAGCTTCGAACGCTGTTTCAACCAGAAATTTTACAACCTTTTGAGAGCTGGTCACTTTCTGTAGCAGATACCTCAGGCAATGACCGTGAGTTTATCCTCAAATTGTTCACTACCGAAGCAGATGCCCGAAGCGAAGAGCTAAACTATGTCCGAATTCATGCTGCCGGGCTACCGACAACTGCTGACATTCTCTGGGGAAAAGCAAAACCTTATGCCAATGCCCACTGTGTTTTGTTGTCAAGACCTAATGGACAACCGTTAGGAAAAACCGCTGCTTTACGCTCCCGCGACGGGTTCGACAAATTACAAGCGTTATACATGCCAACAATGGATGTGTTATCAAAAATGCACAGTTTGTTACCGGACTCTGGAGCTATCGAGAACTACCCGGTAAACGAATGGCTTCGTCAGATGGCGGAGCTTGGCGTTGTAAGAAAGTACTGGAATAGCGAAGTACGTGATGCATTGAAAGGCATTGCCAAAGAGTGGAAACCGGAACAAAAACGGCTTATTCACGGTGACTTTTCGGACTTGCAAGTTTCGATCGATTACGAGGGAAAGGTCACCGCACTGCTGAATTTGGAACGGATGGGATTTGGTGATCCATCCTTGGATTTGGGGTACTTGTTCGCCGATATCATGGTGCTAAACCCATTGTTAAGTAAGCAACGCTATGGGATTGAATTTCCACCGAAAGTCGATTACCCCGGCATTGCCAAGAATTTAGGAGAGTATTATGAAAAAGTTTCCGGTCGTGAGTTTACTCAACAAACCGTAATGAATCTCCGAGTCGCCTTTTTCCTGAAAATCGCATCGTTGGTGACTTATCAACGTAACGATCCATTGTTACAAGCAGGCGTTTTAAGGGTAGAACGGATGGTCCCAGCCCTTCTCATCGCCGATCCCATTGATCAAATCTTCACTGGAGATTGA
- a CDS encoding lamin tail domain-containing protein has product MRTMILWFAVLMLTVTAFAQSAIINEWSQGNGGNKEWMEYLVIQNNLDIRGWQVWDETQLYTTFNASNEMWSAVPAGTIIVVYNGNDRDVTLPAKDSLLTDGNYLICVNHNDANLFTAGTWGGYGNTNLSDNPRLILSDGTTIVHDWDNGNNTSFSVNTLRPAGNQAVKYASNTAVGVLTATNWARIAATAGNVTPGEGNGGDNSTWIASLRGQTAPPVIESVSRVAQNPTPNTAIAIDATISGTTSPTVNIRYKLNETGDYQSVAMSSAGGNWWTGSIPGQPEGMLVSYYVEASNQGSSVVRSPSSDSRFRVYSTVLGTGTVVVNEIMYNINTTNSQEWIEFYNNTASAIDLSYFMLMDNNARSYTLPLGTTIGAGEYRVAPYATAQFLLDYPGFNAALLLPPFNFEFSIPSDQVRLFDVNGNLVDVVNYTTSSPWPSASAGYSIELSDASLDNDVGANWHLAGDLGGTPGAANSGGVDIIPPSFTAVTWISPTVLLLNFSEPVRHDTMLIAEHYAINSVALTSTSFDSAVLSADNKQVKLYLDNTAALLVGQSYTISVLNFYDAAGNVTTSQDQTLLYLRPALQVTEIMYNPSHNDTYYEWFEILNTTTDSINMRDYILADNNARDTIDIDLWVRPQRYVVFGVHRDSLLSIGIPCAWQYTSGLALSNSGDRVVVYTPSGVLIDSVRYGVLPPWPVNPTPLDTGRSIALYNPMANNDFSDYWFSSIILMANGEYGTPGQVFLVEPVIVTNPLSGDFGNVNPGTTDTLQVVVRNTGNGDLVITNLTTPANIVPSWTSATIEALDSMILELYWTPPTAGTLQDTVRFTSNAVNIEYVLPVTGVAQVPAPPPAPENLTAIRINSDVFLQWTASEGAVLYRIYAAEVANGQWTEIGTSMNTTFTDTNVLGSFTHRYYRVTANN; this is encoded by the coding sequence ATGCGAACGATGATATTGTGGTTCGCCGTCCTGATGCTCACCGTTACTGCCTTTGCCCAATCTGCTATCATAAACGAATGGTCGCAGGGGAATGGTGGAAATAAGGAATGGATGGAGTATCTGGTTATTCAAAACAATCTCGATATCCGGGGATGGCAAGTTTGGGACGAAACCCAGCTTTACACGACATTCAACGCATCGAATGAAATGTGGAGCGCTGTTCCGGCAGGCACTATCATTGTTGTATACAATGGAAACGACCGTGATGTAACACTGCCTGCCAAAGATTCGCTGTTGACTGATGGAAATTATCTCATTTGTGTCAATCACAACGATGCTAACCTTTTCACAGCTGGCACATGGGGTGGGTATGGCAACACAAACCTGAGTGACAACCCTCGTTTGATTTTGAGTGATGGTACCACCATTGTACACGACTGGGATAATGGCAACAACACATCGTTTTCCGTGAATACGCTGCGTCCTGCGGGCAATCAAGCAGTGAAGTATGCAAGTAATACCGCTGTCGGTGTCTTAACAGCAACGAACTGGGCACGTATTGCTGCCACTGCTGGTAATGTGACACCCGGTGAAGGAAATGGTGGTGATAATTCGACGTGGATCGCTTCGCTGCGCGGACAAACAGCACCACCAGTCATCGAGAGCGTATCCCGCGTTGCCCAGAATCCGACACCAAACACCGCAATTGCAATTGACGCAACAATATCTGGTACCACAAGCCCAACGGTGAATATCCGTTACAAGTTAAATGAAACCGGAGATTACCAGTCGGTAGCTATGTCATCGGCAGGCGGTAACTGGTGGACTGGTAGCATTCCCGGACAACCGGAAGGAATGTTGGTCTCCTATTATGTGGAAGCCAGCAATCAAGGATCCAGTGTTGTCAGATCTCCCTCCTCAGATTCGCGTTTCCGGGTCTACAGCACCGTTTTGGGAACCGGAACCGTCGTTGTAAACGAGATTATGTACAACATCAACACGACGAATTCACAGGAATGGATCGAGTTTTACAACAATACCGCCTCTGCCATCGATCTCTCTTACTTCATGTTGATGGACAACAACGCCCGCTCGTATACGCTTCCGTTGGGAACAACAATCGGCGCTGGAGAGTATCGTGTTGCACCCTATGCGACGGCGCAATTTTTGCTTGACTATCCCGGTTTCAATGCTGCATTATTGTTACCACCCTTTAACTTTGAATTCTCGATTCCCAGCGATCAAGTGCGGCTGTTCGATGTAAACGGCAATCTCGTCGACGTGGTGAATTACACGACTTCATCGCCTTGGCCATCCGCCTCGGCTGGCTACAGTATCGAACTAAGTGATGCATCGCTCGATAACGACGTCGGCGCGAACTGGCACCTTGCCGGCGATTTGGGTGGTACACCGGGCGCGGCAAACAGTGGCGGTGTCGATATCATACCTCCTTCGTTTACAGCAGTTACTTGGATTTCACCGACAGTATTGCTGTTAAATTTTAGTGAGCCGGTCCGCCATGATACGATGCTGATTGCGGAACACTACGCAATCAACAGTGTGGCACTCACTTCGACTTCGTTCGATAGCGCAGTCCTCAGTGCAGATAACAAACAGGTGAAGTTGTATCTCGATAACACTGCGGCACTTCTGGTCGGTCAATCGTACACAATTTCCGTACTCAACTTTTACGATGCGGCTGGAAATGTAACCACCTCGCAAGACCAAACTTTGCTGTATCTGCGACCGGCGTTACAAGTTACCGAGATCATGTATAACCCATCGCACAACGATACATATTATGAGTGGTTTGAAATTCTCAATACCACGACCGATTCAATCAACATGCGTGACTACATCTTAGCGGATAACAATGCGCGTGACACCATCGATATCGATTTGTGGGTACGTCCGCAACGTTACGTAGTCTTTGGGGTCCATCGCGATTCTTTACTAAGTATCGGTATTCCCTGTGCATGGCAGTATACCAGCGGTTTGGCATTATCCAATTCCGGTGACCGGGTGGTCGTTTATACTCCAAGCGGCGTATTAATCGACAGCGTTCGTTACGGCGTACTTCCGCCATGGCCGGTAAATCCAACACCATTGGATACAGGACGCTCCATCGCGCTGTACAATCCAATGGCGAACAATGATTTCTCCGACTACTGGTTCAGTTCAATTATTTTAATGGCAAATGGGGAGTATGGCACACCGGGACAAGTTTTCTTAGTAGAGCCTGTGATTGTCACTAATCCGTTATCAGGCGACTTTGGGAACGTAAATCCGGGTACCACCGATACTTTGCAAGTTGTGGTGAGAAATACCGGTAACGGTGATTTAGTGATAACAAACCTAACCACCCCAGCTAACATTGTACCGAGCTGGACATCGGCAACTATCGAAGCGCTCGATTCGATGATTTTGGAGCTGTACTGGACACCGCCAACCGCTGGTACTTTACAAGATACCGTGCGGTTCACATCAAATGCTGTGAATATCGAGTATGTTCTTCCGGTAACGGGTGTTGCCCAAGTACCAGCACCACCACCGGCGCCGGAAAACTTAACAGCGATTCGGATTAACTCCGATGTGTTCTTACAGTGGACAGCTTCGGAAGGGGCAGTGCTTTATCGGATATATGCGGCTGAAGTCGCAAATGGTCAATGGACGGAAATCGGGACTTCGATGAATACAACATTTACCGATACGAATGTCCTTGGCAGCTTCACGCATCGCTACTACCGAGTAACCGCGAATAACTAA
- the eno gene encoding phosphopyruvate hydratase: MDIMDIYAREVLDSRGNPTVEVEVTLEDGAFANAIVPSGASTGVHEALEMRDGDAHRYLGKGVLKAVENVNDLIAPKLVGFDAFDQIALDEAMIDIDGTENKSKLGANAILGVSMAVARAAAISLGLPLYRYLGGVNSRYLPVPLMNVLNGGAHAQSKVDFQEFMLVPSGFETFREALRAGAETFHALKKVLKTKGYATGVGDEGGYAPDLSANEMAVELILEAIVSAGYKPGEQISIALDVAASEFYDENKKLYVLKGEGRELTSEKLIEIYHDWTHKYPIVSIEDGMAEDDWEGWKALTDDLGDEVQLVGDDIFVTNPERLDRGIEEGIANAILIKLNQIGTVTETLETIELAKLNGYACVISHRSGETEDTTIADLAVATNAGQIKTGSASRSERIAKYNQLLRIEEELADSAIYYGTQM, encoded by the coding sequence ATGGATATTATGGACATTTATGCTCGTGAAGTCTTAGACTCGCGCGGCAATCCCACCGTGGAAGTGGAAGTAACGTTGGAAGACGGCGCATTTGCCAACGCAATCGTTCCATCGGGAGCATCGACCGGTGTACACGAAGCATTGGAAATGCGTGACGGCGACGCACATCGCTACTTGGGGAAAGGCGTATTGAAAGCAGTAGAAAATGTGAACGATCTCATTGCGCCGAAACTGGTTGGGTTCGATGCGTTCGATCAAATTGCTTTGGATGAAGCGATGATCGATATCGATGGTACCGAAAACAAGTCGAAACTTGGAGCGAATGCTATCTTAGGCGTTTCAATGGCGGTCGCCCGGGCGGCTGCAATATCATTAGGTTTGCCGTTGTACCGTTATCTTGGCGGCGTCAATTCTCGCTATCTGCCAGTACCTCTGATGAACGTGTTGAACGGTGGCGCTCATGCTCAATCGAAAGTCGATTTTCAAGAGTTCATGCTGGTACCGAGTGGATTCGAGACCTTCCGCGAAGCGTTACGGGCTGGTGCTGAGACGTTCCATGCTTTGAAAAAAGTATTAAAAACCAAGGGATACGCCACCGGTGTCGGTGACGAAGGCGGTTATGCCCCGGACTTGTCGGCTAACGAAATGGCTGTCGAATTGATTCTCGAAGCGATTGTTAGTGCTGGCTACAAACCCGGCGAACAAATTTCCATCGCGTTGGATGTTGCCGCCAGTGAATTCTATGACGAAAACAAGAAACTGTACGTCTTAAAAGGGGAAGGCCGCGAATTGACCTCCGAAAAACTGATTGAAATCTATCACGACTGGACCCACAAGTATCCGATTGTGTCGATTGAAGATGGTATGGCGGAAGACGATTGGGAAGGCTGGAAGGCGTTGACCGATGACCTTGGCGATGAAGTACAATTAGTCGGAGACGATATCTTCGTGACCAATCCCGAACGACTCGACCGCGGAATTGAAGAAGGTATTGCCAATGCGATTCTGATTAAATTGAACCAAATTGGAACAGTGACCGAGACTCTCGAAACCATCGAGTTGGCAAAACTCAACGGGTACGCTTGTGTGATAAGCCATCGCAGCGGTGAAACTGAGGATACTACGATTGCCGATTTAGCGGTTGCGACCAATGCCGGTCAAATCAAAACGGGCAGTGCCTCGCGCAGTGAGCGAATCGCCAAGTACAACCAGTTACTGCGGATAGAAGAAGAATTGGCTGACAGTGCGATTTATTACGGAACGCAAATGTAA